A portion of the Candidatus Pristimantibacillus lignocellulolyticus genome contains these proteins:
- the dcm gene encoding DNA (cytosine-5-)-methyltransferase, with protein MINLGIEHKSIDYVEIDEKAVRAYNALYEHLHKPQSVIGWNLCPDILVHGSPCQDFSRAGIRLGGKDEDKTRSSLMFETLRIIESMGEWKPKVVIWENVKGVLDKDMIHSFNKYLDYISNLGYTNSYEVINAMDYGIPQKRERIFTISILNGKPFNFSKMRKRQLRPIDEFIEVDVNDIYTIKSPSMLKKIGDSDSSFGGRLTPIKDHVWTITTKQNRCPNSGIIPINDSQYRLLTERECWRLMGFDDKDYEKVLSEHPTRIGCTNGTLYKIAGNSIVVQVLEAIFEVLLSDDVEDDDFFQESDGQMKLVL; from the coding sequence ATGATAAATTTAGGCATCGAGCACAAATCTATTGACTACGTCGAGATAGATGAGAAAGCAGTGAGAGCATACAACGCATTATATGAACATCTTCACAAACCGCAGTCAGTAATAGGCTGGAATCTATGCCCTGACATTTTAGTACACGGTAGTCCTTGCCAAGACTTTAGTAGAGCAGGCATTAGGCTTGGTGGTAAGGATGAGGATAAAACGCGCAGTTCTCTTATGTTTGAAACGTTGAGGATCATTGAAAGTATGGGCGAATGGAAGCCTAAAGTGGTCATATGGGAAAACGTTAAGGGTGTACTAGACAAGGATATGATTCATAGCTTCAACAAGTATTTAGACTATATTTCTAACCTTGGTTACACGAATAGTTATGAAGTCATTAATGCAATGGATTACGGTATTCCGCAAAAGAGAGAACGAATATTCACTATTAGTATCTTAAATGGCAAGCCGTTCAACTTTAGCAAAATGCGTAAACGTCAATTGCGACCAATCGATGAATTTATAGAGGTTGATGTAAATGATATTTATACAATCAAGTCGCCATCAATGCTAAAAAAGATTGGAGATAGTGATTCAAGTTTTGGTGGTAGATTAACACCGATCAAAGATCATGTGTGGACCATTACAACTAAGCAAAATCGTTGTCCTAACAGTGGAATTATACCTATCAATGATTCACAATACAGATTACTGACAGAGCGTGAATGTTGGAGGTTAATGGGATTTGATGATAAGGATTATGAAAAAGTACTCTCAGAACATCCAACTAGAATAGGCTGCACAAATGGAACACTCTACAAAATTGCAGGGAACAGTATTGTGGTACAGGTATTAGAAGCAATTTTTGAGGTCCTACTAAGTGATGATGTAGAAGATGATGATTTCTTCCAAGAGTCTGATGGACAAATGAAATTAGTATTGTAG